The following proteins are co-located in the Bosea sp. AS-1 genome:
- a CDS encoding lysozyme, which translates to MSKRAKAALAGAVGAVALATTALIQPWEGLVLKSHWDRYAKIWDICYGETKGVTAGMVKTKAECDAMLDKRVMQDFYIPLTRCIARFEDKPLSWQAAAVSLSYNVGVGEVCNSTAARLAREGRYKESCQAMTRFNRAGGEVVGGLVKRRTNGDATRIGEQELCEAGL; encoded by the coding sequence ATGAGTAAGAGAGCGAAGGCCGCGCTAGCTGGCGCGGTCGGAGCGGTCGCGCTCGCGACGACGGCGTTGATCCAGCCATGGGAGGGGCTTGTCCTAAAGAGCCACTGGGATCGGTACGCGAAAATCTGGGACATTTGCTACGGCGAGACCAAGGGCGTCACGGCGGGCATGGTCAAAACGAAAGCGGAGTGTGACGCGATGCTTGATAAGCGCGTCATGCAGGATTTCTACATTCCGCTGACTAGATGCATCGCTAGGTTCGAAGACAAGCCCTTAAGTTGGCAGGCCGCCGCAGTGTCGCTGTCCTACAATGTCGGTGTCGGTGAGGTTTGCAATTCCACTGCGGCGCGCCTGGCTCGAGAGGGCCGTTACAAAGAGAGCTGCCAGGCCATGACACGGTTTAACCGAGCCGGTGGTGAGGTTGTCGGAGGCCTCGTCAAGCGCCGCACGAACGGCGACGCGACCCGTATCGGCGAGCAGGAACTGTGTGAGGCTGGGCTTTGA
- a CDS encoding host specificity factor TipJ family phage tail protein codes for MADILFRRCDGLEAGERIVLSKGRRLLSAVVKAHADKSRPFIVSLCRRKRADSAADVSICLRKTWSRTSVRKHDTVVIVYLPMGGGGASGGGGGGSKGASIGLVVAAIALVAVGQFWGIAALNGALGLAATSSVGGVIWAAGTTALLAGASYLLSKATKAKADDTDNRPVYGVAGGGNQPRSGDRIPVIYGKCWNAPDLSQPDYTTYDGDDQVLYKRMTLGCGKYAVKAIRVSGVTMWTATGGLTPPFTGAAVEVISPGGVSSLVPGSVVSVQAVSNNQIPKAADFPNYAGPFDFGADAPLQTRIQLDYSLASGCYAIPQSGKFEGKQYPTDWGVIFEYAPCDEDGTPTGAFTTLYADGGNTLSTRPMRFTRLVDVPSGRYTVRARNIGAADTVSHPSGFDAEVTNAIVWEGLRSHNAETITRPGVTELAMRIRSGKQLGVTTYGDVEVLTSRVLPVWYGGTTGWVEEETDKAVWAAVDVLRNTDYGAAIDDGLLDLDRFKFYSDNLSEYDRFSAIIRGPVSVYEAATTVLGVMRASPLRLGSIWTLVRDEPKAVRKHVISRRQILTDSSGQTFNLDINDGSADVIVEWYADGDPKRRREKRVTFGTQTLTPKRMSATGVTDGAHAIHIATWAAATAYYRRERRSLTTELAGRLFLPNDSAAIDNWYFDATYAAGVQDRDGLVLAVDSEMELPASPYAILRARDGREWGPVAVTLVGDQLTLDATDVAQAEALSGLSLDEVLGTQTQALTTVVVGTLTEVQDAWLIRAVSFSGDTQVGVEAVYDAPQVWSALDEPIVVPPPPPSSGLENDASVTVSYVRAKAVQRNGAMFMDWAVGRSTGATQYAVRISYDDWATSEDVYRGPNSSGTHPLRETSGTIRIRARGISGTGYLGPEVENAFSVAPAVLDLGNATPGSLQYQAFFEGLEPVGLVTDLPDLFGYQGPKVVALKNATTGNKLVLYNLNAAGTAWEPAAAADYVANSITAAAVQAGAITATAMNVDELSAITANMGYVTAGAMDINGRFSVAADGTVTIKNAATGARLVITNTLLQVYDASNVLRVRLGIW; via the coding sequence ATGGCTGACATTCTGTTTCGTCGCTGTGACGGCCTTGAGGCCGGCGAGCGCATCGTGCTGTCTAAAGGGCGGCGGCTGCTTTCTGCCGTCGTCAAAGCACATGCTGACAAAAGCCGACCGTTCATCGTGTCGCTGTGCAGGCGCAAGCGCGCGGACAGCGCCGCGGATGTCTCTATCTGCCTGCGAAAGACGTGGTCGCGCACCAGTGTTCGCAAACACGACACGGTCGTTATTGTTTATCTACCTATGGGCGGCGGCGGCGCTTCTGGGGGCGGGGGCGGCGGATCCAAGGGTGCGTCAATCGGGCTCGTCGTAGCGGCTATCGCCCTTGTCGCGGTCGGACAGTTCTGGGGCATTGCCGCGCTGAACGGCGCGCTCGGGCTGGCGGCGACATCGTCGGTAGGCGGGGTCATCTGGGCAGCCGGCACGACGGCCTTGCTGGCGGGCGCATCATACCTACTGTCGAAGGCGACGAAGGCCAAGGCTGACGACACTGACAACCGGCCAGTTTATGGCGTTGCGGGCGGCGGCAACCAGCCGCGCAGCGGAGACCGAATTCCGGTCATCTATGGCAAGTGCTGGAACGCGCCGGACCTTAGTCAGCCGGACTACACCACATACGACGGCGACGATCAGGTTCTTTACAAGCGCATGACGCTTGGCTGCGGCAAGTATGCCGTTAAGGCCATCCGCGTTTCCGGCGTCACCATGTGGACTGCTACCGGCGGACTTACGCCGCCGTTCACTGGTGCTGCTGTTGAAGTCATCTCGCCGGGGGGCGTTTCTTCGCTTGTCCCCGGCTCTGTCGTCAGTGTTCAGGCGGTCAGCAACAACCAAATCCCGAAGGCTGCTGATTTTCCGAACTATGCGGGTCCGTTTGATTTTGGAGCCGACGCGCCGCTGCAGACACGCATTCAGCTGGACTATTCGCTGGCGTCTGGCTGCTACGCTATCCCGCAGAGCGGCAAGTTTGAGGGTAAGCAGTACCCGACTGACTGGGGCGTCATTTTCGAGTACGCCCCGTGCGACGAGGACGGCACACCTACCGGTGCATTTACGACGCTTTACGCGGACGGCGGAAACACGCTGTCAACGCGCCCGATGCGGTTCACGCGACTCGTTGACGTGCCATCAGGGCGCTACACGGTCCGCGCACGAAACATCGGGGCAGCGGATACGGTTTCGCATCCGTCTGGCTTCGACGCAGAAGTCACCAATGCAATCGTCTGGGAGGGGCTTCGGTCCCATAACGCTGAAACCATCACGCGCCCGGGCGTGACCGAGCTTGCCATGCGGATTCGCTCCGGCAAGCAGCTTGGCGTCACAACTTATGGTGACGTTGAGGTTCTGACGAGCCGCGTCCTCCCCGTCTGGTATGGTGGCACTACTGGCTGGGTCGAAGAGGAAACCGACAAGGCCGTCTGGGCCGCGGTCGATGTGCTTCGAAACACTGATTATGGCGCCGCTATCGATGACGGCCTTTTGGATCTGGACCGGTTCAAATTCTATTCTGACAACCTGTCAGAATATGACCGGTTTAGCGCGATTATCCGTGGCCCAGTTTCGGTCTATGAAGCCGCAACGACTGTCCTCGGCGTTATGCGGGCATCGCCGCTTCGACTGGGCAGCATCTGGACCCTTGTCCGCGATGAGCCGAAAGCGGTTCGAAAGCACGTCATCAGCCGACGACAAATCCTGACGGATTCCAGCGGCCAGACATTCAACCTCGACATTAACGACGGCTCTGCTGACGTCATTGTCGAGTGGTATGCGGATGGTGATCCGAAGCGCAGGCGCGAAAAGCGTGTCACTTTCGGCACGCAAACGCTGACCCCCAAACGGATGTCGGCAACGGGCGTTACAGATGGCGCGCACGCCATCCACATTGCGACGTGGGCGGCGGCGACAGCTTATTACCGCCGCGAGCGCCGCAGCCTGACCACAGAGCTTGCGGGCCGGTTGTTCCTACCGAACGACTCGGCGGCTATCGACAACTGGTATTTTGACGCAACCTATGCGGCAGGCGTGCAGGATCGCGACGGGCTGGTGCTCGCGGTCGATTCCGAAATGGAGTTGCCAGCATCGCCGTACGCCATCCTCCGAGCCCGCGACGGCAGGGAATGGGGGCCGGTTGCTGTAACGCTGGTTGGAGACCAGTTAACGCTGGACGCCACTGACGTCGCGCAGGCTGAAGCACTTAGTGGGCTATCGCTCGACGAGGTTTTGGGCACCCAGACACAGGCTCTGACGACTGTTGTTGTCGGCACGCTGACAGAGGTTCAGGACGCCTGGCTTATCCGTGCGGTGAGCTTTAGCGGTGATACGCAGGTCGGTGTCGAGGCGGTCTACGACGCTCCGCAAGTGTGGTCCGCCCTTGACGAGCCGATTGTTGTTCCGCCTCCCCCGCCCAGTAGTGGGCTCGAGAACGACGCATCCGTCACTGTTAGCTATGTGCGCGCCAAGGCAGTGCAGCGCAACGGCGCGATGTTCATGGACTGGGCCGTTGGTCGCAGCACGGGCGCGACGCAGTATGCTGTTCGCATCAGCTACGACGACTGGGCAACCAGCGAGGACGTATATCGCGGCCCCAACAGCAGCGGCACGCACCCCCTACGCGAGACCAGCGGAACTATCCGAATTCGCGCGCGCGGCATTTCCGGGACGGGATATCTCGGGCCGGAAGTAGAAAACGCCTTCAGCGTCGCGCCGGCCGTTCTGGACCTGGGCAACGCAACCCCTGGCTCGCTGCAATATCAAGCCTTCTTTGAGGGCTTGGAGCCGGTCGGACTGGTTACTGATCTTCCTGACTTGTTCGGGTATCAGGGGCCTAAGGTTGTTGCGCTCAAGAACGCGACCACAGGCAATAAGCTTGTTCTCTACAATCTGAACGCAGCCGGAACGGCGTGGGAACCGGCGGCGGCTGCAGATTATGTGGCCAACAGCATTACTGCAGCCGCAGTGCAGGCCGGAGCGATCACCGCAACGGCTATGAATGTCGACGAGTTGTCGGCGATTACCGCCAATATGGGCTATGTAACGGCTGGCGCAATGGACATCAACGGCAGATTTTCCGTCGCCGCTGATGGAACAGTCACCATTAAAAATGCAGCAACAGGAGCTAGGCTGGTTATCACCAACACTCTATTACAGGTATACGACGCTAGCAACGTTCTGCGAGTGAGATTGGGTATCTGGTAA